In a genomic window of Methylovirgula sp. 4M-Z18:
- a CDS encoding helix-turn-helix transcriptional regulator, giving the protein MRRAERLFNLVEYLRRHRRPVTAEAMAEDMQVSLRTVYRDMQALSVNGVPVRGEAGIGYVLDPGFDLPPLMFSVDEIEAIILGMQFVAERGDPRLATSADSVIAKLTAVVPEKLKPLIADGAFFAPDFGKRQAALIDESLVRQAIREERKVQIRYTDQAGEETTRAIWPFALAYLDRVRMVAAWCELRNDIRHFRTDRILEMSELRERYPRRRTALLRDWKRIMSDSGG; this is encoded by the coding sequence TGCGGCGGCACCGCCGGCCGGTGACGGCCGAGGCGATGGCCGAGGACATGCAGGTGTCGCTGCGTACGGTCTACCGCGACATGCAGGCGCTCAGCGTCAATGGCGTGCCGGTGCGCGGTGAGGCGGGCATCGGCTATGTGCTCGATCCCGGCTTCGATCTGCCGCCGCTGATGTTCTCGGTCGACGAAATCGAGGCGATTATTCTGGGCATGCAATTCGTCGCGGAACGCGGCGATCCGCGCCTTGCGACGTCGGCCGACAGCGTCATCGCCAAGCTGACCGCGGTGGTGCCGGAAAAATTGAAGCCGCTCATCGCCGACGGCGCCTTCTTCGCGCCGGATTTCGGCAAAAGGCAGGCGGCGCTGATCGATGAAAGCCTTGTGCGCCAAGCGATTCGCGAAGAGCGCAAAGTGCAGATCCGCTACACCGACCAGGCGGGCGAGGAAACCACCCGCGCGATTTGGCCCTTCGCGCTCGCCTATCTCGACCGCGTGCGCATGGTTGCGGCGTGGTGCGAGTTGCGCAACGATATTCGGCATTTCCGCACCGATCGGATTTTGGAAATGAGCGAATTGCGCGAACGTTATCCGCGCCGCCGCACAGCCTTGCTGCGCGATTGGAAACGGATCATGTCCGACAGCGGGGGGTGA